A window of Calonectris borealis unplaced genomic scaffold, bCalBor7.hap1.2 HAP1_SCAFFOLD_133, whole genome shotgun sequence contains these coding sequences:
- the PET100 gene encoding protein PET100 homolog, mitochondrial, whose product MGGRRVAGWGRRKCGGPGGAMGVKLEILRMLLYLSFPVGVFWVSNQGALFQRHVVQRKREIFPPDDPDRRRAMAELKRRLREGKGTRD is encoded by the exons ATGGGCGGCCGCCGTGTTGCGGGGTGGGGAAGGCGGAAGTGCGGGGGCCCTGGAGGCGCCATGGGGGTGAAGCTGGAGATCCTGCGG atgCTGCTGTACTTGTCCTTCCCCGTCGGCGTCTTCTGGGTCTCCAACCAGGGGGCGCTCTTCCAGCGTCACGTGGTGCAGCGCAAg AGGGAGATTTTTCCTCCGGACGACCCCGACCGG cggCGGGCGATGGCGGAGCTGAAGCGGCGgctgcgggaggggaaggggacccGGGactga